In one window of Acipenser ruthenus chromosome 34, fAciRut3.2 maternal haplotype, whole genome shotgun sequence DNA:
- the LOC117965622 gene encoding interferon-induced protein 44-like: MTAQAVTHIRQTEHPKPEPRPQPRPEPLLPNPWREVEFSVYAYIKLQKEIINHQPHPKASTTNILISGNVGSGKSSFLNTVFSELRSEELNGRVQNIQVVRPGTQTTVTQHLRYDTFNDKIKIFDTAGFELEKTVNATLILKKIIDGEVAEGSKFDDILKTKCSVGDKIHCVVLVISIHTADNMDPALIRFYEELIGMLKMTGVPCQLLVTCIDKDFETTEDLKDLYRRRDIKQKVENIARKMKISMSNVILVSNYFEELKINQIKGTLLLEAVRQILMDAKHFQERM, encoded by the exons AACATCCAAAACCAGAGCCGAGACCACAACCGAGACCAGAGCCACTTCTCCCTAATCCATGGCGTGAAGTTGAATTCAGTGTTTA tgcttacatCAAACttcaaaaagaaataataaaccaCCAACCACACCCTAAGGCTTCCACAACAAATATTCTTATTTCAGGCAATGTGGGTTCCGGAAAGTCAAGCTTTCTCAATACGGTGTTCTCAGAACTAAGGAGCGAAGAACTCAACGGCAGAGTGCAAAACATTCAAGTCGTGAGACCAGGTACACAAACAACCGTCACACAACAT CTAAGATACGACACATTCAATGACAAGATCAAAATCTTTGATACAGCAGGATTTGAATTGGAGAAAACAGTAAATGCCacgctaatattaaagaagatcaTAGATGGTGAAGTGGCTGAAGGCTCAAAG tttgatgATATTCTGAAAACAAAATGCTCAGTAGGAGACAAAATCCACTGTGTTGTGTTGGTTATATCAATTCATACCGCTGACAATATGGACCCAGCCTTGATTCGGTTTTATGAAGAATTAATTGGAATGCTCAAAATGACTG GAGTACCATGCCAGCTGCTTGTTACATGCATTGATAAAGATTTTGAGACGACGGAGGATTTGAAAGATCTGTACAGGAGAAGagatataaaacaaaag GTTGAAAACATAGCAAGGAAGATGAAAATTTCAATGAGCAATGTTATTTTGGTTTCAAACTACTTCGAGGAGCTGAaaattaaccaaataaaaggaaCTCTGCTGTTGGAGGCAGTGCGTCAAATACTGATGGATGCAAAACACTTTCAAGAGAGAATGTAG